The following are encoded together in the Heliangelus exortis unplaced genomic scaffold, bHelExo1.hap1 Scaffold_132, whole genome shotgun sequence genome:
- the LOC139790714 gene encoding maestro heat-like repeat family member 5 — MAREMRGRSLLDRILRCLKDPSTDIRMEALLFFQTMMGQLKRKEASPIALLLAQKLPPLFGDESSQVQELSLSLFGDTMKAVVSRDKAEMKEAIRGVVVSLFLHMNAESRSVAEASGKTLLICAKFLGWRKLKRVIKKGKNWMIGETLLKQERSRVEDYVCFSLHYLWDSQAGVRMEAIRFIAVNSLEYDPDPSVRSLAAQTLHILQSVREPKRSRWSFPGLCFC; from the exons ATG gcaagagaaatgcgggGCAGATCTCTGCTGGACAGGATCCTGAGgtgcctgaaggatccatcCACAGACATCAGGATGGAGGCCTTGCTCTTCTTCCAGACCATGATGGGtcagctgaagaggaaagaggccagccccatcgctctgctgctggcacagaagcTCCCACccctctttggtgat gagtccagccaggtgcaagagctctccctcagcctctttggggACACGATGAAGGCTGTGGTGAGCAgagacaaggcagagatgaaggagGCGATACGCGGGGTCGTGGTCTcgctcttcctgcacatgaatgctgagagcaggagtgtggctgaG gcctctggcaaaaccctcctcatctgtgccaagttcctgggctggaggaagctcaagagggtgatcaagaaggggaagaactggatgattggagagactttg ctgaagcaggagaggagcagggtggaAGACTACGTGTGCTTCAGCCTGCACTACCTGTGGGACTCTCAGGCCGGCGTGAGAATGGAGGCCATCAGGTTCATag ccGTCAATAGCTTGGAGTATGACCCTGATCCCTCAGTCAGGTCCTTAGCAGCTCAGACcttgcacatcctgcagagTGTGAGGGAGCCGAAGAGATCAAGATGGTCCTTCCCAggcctgtgcttctgctga